A stretch of DNA from bacterium:
CTCCCGACCATCATCGTCGCGACGCCGATCATGAAGATGCCGATGAGGAACTCGAGGCGGATGGTCTTGGCGATGTCGAGCCGGTGGTTCCACTCCATGTAGCGCACGAGGATGAAGAGGATGAACGCCATGGAGAGCACGACCGGCGGCTCGAAATAGGCGCGGAATCCGCCGCTGCGCTGTCCGTCGGTCGTCACGTCGCGTCGCCGCCTTGCCGGGGCCCGGTGTCGCCGTATTCGGCGTAGATCCGCTCGTAGCGGGTGAACATGGCCTGGTTCGAGTACGTCTCCTCGACCCGCCGTCGCGCCTCGTCGGCCCAGCCGCGTCCCCGGTCGGGCGCGTCCATGAGGCCGGCCAGGGCGGCGGCCAGCGCCGCGGGGTCGCCGCTCGGCACGACCAGGCCGCTGACCCTGTCCTCGATGAGCCGCGGGATGTCTCCCACCGGGGTCACGACGGCCGGCAGGCCCGCGGCGGCCGCCTCCAGCAGGCTCATGGGCATGCCCTCGTCGAGGGAGGGCAGCACGAAGGCGTCGGCGGCCCGCAACAGGGCGGCCACGTCGTCGCGGAAGCCGAGCAGGCGGACGTGATCCTCCAGATCGGCCCGGGCGATGCGGGCCTTGAGTTCGCTCTCGAGTTCGCCTTCGCCGACGATGAGGGCCTGCACCGCCCGCCCGGCGGCCCGCAGCAGGCCGACGGCGTCCACGAGGTCGGCCTGGGCCTTCTGGGCCGTGAGGCGCCCCGTGTTGACGAGCAGCCAACAGGCCGGATCGAGCCCGAGTTCCGCCCGGATGCGCTCGACGGCGGCCGGGGGCGGGGCGGCCTCGTCGCCCACGGCGACCCCGTTCTCGATGACGGCGATGCGCCCGGCGGGCACGCCGGCCCGGACGAGCTCGTCCCGGATGGGCGCCGAAACCGCCACCACCCGGCGAAAACGCCGGTAGAAGCGCAGTTCGGCGGCGATCATGGCCCGCATCTTCAGGGGGCGGTCGTCGCCCTTGTACCACAGGTGGCAGGTGGCGGTGACGCCGGCGCCCGCCCGGCCGGCCATGAGTGCCCCGAAGACCGAGGGCTTGTAGCCGTGGGAGTGGATCAGGTCGACGCCGAGGGCGCGCAGCCGGGCGGCGGCGCGGGGGAGGTCCAGGGGCAGCCGGCCGTTGCGGACGACCAGTTTCTCGGCGGCGAAGCCCAGCTCGAGAGCCTTGTCGTGAAGCGCGTCGGGCTCGTCGGGTGCGCCGACGATGGAGCCGATGATCGGCCAGTACCGGCCCGACGCCTGCATCTCCCGCGAGAGGTTCAGCAGCACGCTCTCGGCCCCGTAGAGGCCGCCGGAATCGATGAAGTGCAGGACGGTCGCGGGGACGCGGGTCATTTCGCTCCAATGGCGGCTCCGGACGCCGGCTGCGGCCCGGCAGGACCGGGCCGTGGCGCCCGCAGGCGTTTCGATCTACCGTATTCGGGCCGTAGCGAATCTAGCGGAATCACCTGGCACCGGCCAGCGGATTCCCCCGCGGCAACACCGGTCCGCTGGACCGCATTCGGGGTGTCCCGCCCTTATCCGCGGCCGCGGCCAGGCGCCCACCCGGGAGTCCCATGTCCGACATCGCGCCAGCCGTCGGCTCCGGCCCCGACGCCCACACCCGCTTCCTTGAACGCCTCGAGCGCCGGGTCATTCCCGGCCTGGACGGCGTGCGGGCCCTGGCGGTGCTGCTCGTCATGGGCCACCACTTCGGCTTCGCCTGGATCAACGGCTCCCTCGGCGTGATGATGTTCTTCGTGCTGAGCGGGTTCCTGATCTCGCGGATCCTGCTGCGCGAACACGCCGGCACGGGGGGCGTCTCCCTGGGTCGCTTCTACCGCCGGCGCGCCCTGCGCATCTTCCCGGCCTTCTACGCCTTCTGGGTCGTCATGATCGTCGTCCCCTTCGTGCGCGGCCACGTGATCGACTGGGGGGCGGCCTTGTCGTCGTTCCTCTACGTGAGCAACTACTTCCTGGCCCTGTTCCACAAGGGCGAATCGGACTTCGGCCACACCTGGTCGCTCAGCATCGAGGAGCAGTTCTACCTGGTCTGGCCCTTCGTGTTCCGGCGCGGCATGTCCGACCTGGCGCGGCTCACGCGCTGGCTGGTCGCGGCCATCGCCGTGGTCTGGGTGTACCGGGCCGTGCTGCTGCTCGTATTCCACGTGCGGGTCGAGTACCTGTACCGGGCCTTCGACACGCGGCTGGACCATCTGGCCGTGGGCTGCCTGCTCGCGGTGCTGCTCGAGCGGGGGGTCCTGGCCGGATTCATCGGCTTCGTGTGCCGCCGGGCCTGGTATCCGGCCGTGACGCTCGGGCTGATCCTCACCCTGCAGTCGCTCCACCACCAGTACCTGTACGTGTACGTGATCGGCTACGCCGTGGAGCCGCTGCTGATCGCGACCTTCCTCGTGCAACTGGTGTGCTGGACATCGGCGCCGGGCTGGCGGGCGTTCGAGCACCCGGTGGCGCGCTACCTCGGGCGGATCTCCTATCCCCTGTACCTGTGGCAGCAGGTGGTGCTCTTCTCGGTCAGCCGGATCCTGACTCCGTACCCCATTCCCACGGTGGTGCGTTTCGCCCTGGCGGTGGGCGCCACGGTGGTCGCGGCCACGATCTCGTGGAACCTGGTGGAGAAGCCGTTCCTCCGCCTGAAATCCCGCGCCTGAACCCCTACTTGAGCAGCGTCGCCCGACCGCCCAGGACGCGGTCGCCCGCGCGCATGCGGTAGTAGTAGACGCCCGCCGACACGTTGCGGCCCGCGTCGTCGCGGCCGTTCCATTCGATCGTGTGGCGTCCGGCGATCCGCGACTCGCCGCTCAGCAGGGTGCGGACGAGGCGACCGGCCGCGTCGTAGATCCGCAGATCGACGTCGCCGTCGGCGGCCAGGTCGAACGACAGCCGGGTGGCCGGATTGAACGGATTCGGCGCCGCCGGGTGGAGCACCGTGCGGGGGGCCGCGGCCTGTTCGAGGGCGGCGGTCGTGCCGTCCGGCGCCACCAGGGGGCCGGGATTGCCCGACTTGTCGACGGCCTCGAGCCAGTACTCGTGGTCCCAGGCGGAGGTGCCCGGGGGCAGGGACGAGTCGAGCCACGAGGTGCCCGTGGCGAGGAAGGTGGGTTCGGTGCCGGGGGCCGGCGGGCCGGAATCGAGGTCGCGCCGGAAGACGCGGACGCCCTTCAGGTCGGGGGCCGACGGGGTCGTCCAGGACAGGGTGTTGCCGCCGGCCGCGTAGGCCACGACGAAGCCGCCGGGCGCGCCGGGGGCCAGGTTGTCGACCGAGTAGCCCGAGTCGGGCGGCGAATCGAAGAAGGTGCCCGGATCGGCGGTGATGGCCGACACCATGAAGGTGCTGAAGCACTGGCCGTCGCTGATCGTCGAGTCGCACAGCGTGGGGGCGACGGCCTGGTAGGCCGCGTCCTGCCGCGCCGGGACGGTGAACAGGTAGTCCCAGAAGGCGAGCTTGCGGCCGTCCGGCCCGGGGCGCGACGAGGCCTTCCAGGCGTCCTGCCGGCGGTACAGGGCGTAGCCCGTGACGACGGTGCCGCTGCCCGGGGCGTCCAGGCCGCTGCCCAGCCAGGCCACGCGCACCTGCCGACCCTGGTCGTTGCCGATGTCGGTGACGGCGGTGATCAGCGGCGGGATCTCGCAGCCCTGGAGCGTGGCGCCGACCTGGCCGCAGCCGAGGTTGTTGCCGTCGAGGCAGGGCGACTCGCGGCTGAGGCTCCACGGCTCGAGCGGGTTGTCGGCGGCGCAGAAGCGGGGATCGAGGGTGACGTTCCCGATGCCGTCGAAGAGGCCGATGATCGGCGCGGTCCAGTCGCCGCCCAGGTTGCCGTAGAGGTCGCAGCAGTCCATGGTCAGGGTGCCGGCGCCGTCGAAGACCACGGCGGCGCCGCCGTTGCCGGCGATCAGGGAGTTCGTGACCAGGCCGAGGTTCACGGCGGTGCGCAGGCCGTCGCCGGCGTTGCCGGCGATGGTGGTGCGGGTGATATAACCGCTGAGGGAAGGGCGGAGGGTAGTGACGACCAGTCCCGGGCCGCGGTTGTCGGTGATAAGCACATT
This window harbors:
- a CDS encoding acyltransferase, coding for MSDIAPAVGSGPDAHTRFLERLERRVIPGLDGVRALAVLLVMGHHFGFAWINGSLGVMMFFVLSGFLISRILLREHAGTGGVSLGRFYRRRALRIFPAFYAFWVVMIVVPFVRGHVIDWGAALSSFLYVSNYFLALFHKGESDFGHTWSLSIEEQFYLVWPFVFRRGMSDLARLTRWLVAAIAVVWVYRAVLLLVFHVRVEYLYRAFDTRLDHLAVGCLLAVLLERGVLAGFIGFVCRRAWYPAVTLGLILTLQSLHHQYLYVYVIGYAVEPLLIATFLVQLVCWTSAPGWRAFEHPVARYLGRISYPLYLWQQVVLFSVSRILTPYPIPTVVRFALAVGATVVAATISWNLVEKPFLRLKSRA
- a CDS encoding glycosyltransferase, with the translated sequence MTRVPATVLHFIDSGGLYGAESVLLNLSREMQASGRYWPIIGSIVGAPDEPDALHDKALELGFAAEKLVVRNGRLPLDLPRAAARLRALGVDLIHSHGYKPSVFGALMAGRAGAGVTATCHLWYKGDDRPLKMRAMIAAELRFYRRFRRVVAVSAPIRDELVRAGVPAGRIAVIENGVAVGDEAAPPPAAVERIRAELGLDPACWLLVNTGRLTAQKAQADLVDAVGLLRAAGRAVQALIVGEGELESELKARIARADLEDHVRLLGFRDDVAALLRAADAFVLPSLDEGMPMSLLEAAAAGLPAVVTPVGDIPRLIEDRVSGLVVPSGDPAALAAALAGLMDAPDRGRGWADEARRRVEETYSNQAMFTRYERIYAEYGDTGPRQGGDAT
- a CDS encoding right-handed parallel beta-helix repeat-containing protein, with product MAMNPEFRMSRPACIRRFSAPLSVLVLAVFLAAGGAGAAWFVGPAGDDMAPGTRDLPFATLQFAIDGAAVGDTIIMLDGDYTTPGNVDVSWANKGLVIRSDSGDPDQCRLLCSGGTALRFVNTDPGAVHHLSISGLTVANADTAISASPGGTWSGYPVTNYLNVQSCRLRNGLIGIWVMGTEITLADTYISNFSDRGIGEYRGGFGFDIRRSVFRNNGVGLKFSQYLYYEDSHIDSTQFVANGVGMSTWTEWTAIRISHSSFDSSYAGEGIRLGSDYDPVYINNSSFRFNAGAGIGNYGGGAFLAASACTLSNNGLNGFGSHSMYSNINFTDVVIENNGLWGIGPYVTPTGAEFDAQERHSSRKGRKLISAASRLANCRIAGNDSGGVFLRGDVDIVDFDNVLITDNRGPGLVVTTLRPSLSGYITRTTIAGNAGDGLRTAVNLGLVTNSLIAGNGGAAVVFDGAGTLTMDCCDLYGNLGGDWTAPIIGLFDGIGNVTLDPRFCAADNPLEPWSLSRESPCLDGNNLGCGQVGATLQGCEIPPLITAVTDIGNDQGRQVRVAWLGSGLDAPGSGTVVTGYALYRRQDAWKASSRPGPDGRKLAFWDYLFTVPARQDAAYQAVAPTLCDSTISDGQCFSTFMVSAITADPGTFFDSPPDSGYSVDNLAPGAPGGFVVAYAAGGNTLSWTTPSAPDLKGVRVFRRDLDSGPPAPGTEPTFLATGTSWLDSSLPPGTSAWDHEYWLEAVDKSGNPGPLVAPDGTTAALEQAAAPRTVLHPAAPNPFNPATRLSFDLAADGDVDLRIYDAAGRLVRTLLSGESRIAGRHTIEWNGRDDAGRNVSAGVYYYRMRAGDRVLGGRATLLK